The genomic region GGAAAATCTACCCTGTTACGTCATTTAAGCGGCCTGATTACCGGCGATAAATCGCCAGGCAGCCGCGTCGAATTGCTGGGTCGCACTGTTCAGCAGGAAGGCCGTCTGGCGCGCGATATCCGCAAAAGCCGCGCCCATACCGGCTACATCTTCCAACAGTTCAACCTGGTGAACCGTCTGACGGTACTCGAGAACGTCCTTATTGGCGCACTTGGCAGTACGCCGTTCTGGCGCACCTGCTTTAACTGGTTCACCGCAGAACAAAAACAGCGCGCACTCCGGGCCCTCACCCGCGTCGGCATGGCGCACTTTGCCCATCAGCGCGTTTCAACCCTGTCCGGTGGTCAGCAGCAGCGCGTGGCCATTGCCCGCGCCCTGATGCAACAGGCGAAAGTGATCCTTGCCGACGAGCCGATTGCCTCGCTGGATCCGGAATCGGCGCGCATCGTGATGGATACCCTGCGCGATATCAACCAGACCGACGGCATCACCGTCGTCGTCACACTGCATCAGGTGGACTACGCCCTGCGCTACTGCGAACGCATTGTCGCGCTGCGCCAGGGGAACGTCTTCTTTGACGGCAGCAGCCAGCACTTTGATAGCGATCGATTTGACCACCTTTACCGCAGCATGAACCGCGTCGAACCGAACGCGCAGGCTGCATAACGTTGTCCGAACTGAGGAATAAACATGAATTACAAGGCCGTTGCCGCGCTGGCGTTTATCAGCATGTTCAGCGTCAGTACTCTGCTCAGTCCAGCATTCGCCGAAGAACAGGAAAAAGCGCTGAACTTTGGCATTATTTCGACCGAATCACAGCAAAACCTGAAGCCGCAGTGGGACCCGTTTCTGAAGGATATGGAAAAGAAACTGGGTGTGAAGGTGAACGCCTTCTTCGCACCTGACTACGCCGGGATCATCCAGGGGATGCGCTTTAACAAAGTCGATATTGCCTGGTACGGCAACCTTTCGGCAATGGAAGCGGTAGATCGCGCCAACGGCCAGGTCTTCGCCCAGACCGTTGCCGCCGACGGATCGCCGGGCTACTGGAGCGTATTGATCGTCAACAAAGACAGTCCGATCAACAACCTCGACGATCTGATCGCTAAACGTAAGGATCTGACCTTCGGCAACGGCGATCCGAACTCCACCTCTGGCTACCTCGTCCCCGGCTATTACGTGTTCGCCAAAAACAATATTTCCGCCAGCGACTTCAAGCGCACCGTCAACGCCGGTCATGAAACCAACGCCCTCGCCGTCGCTAACAAGCAGGTGGATGTCGCTACTAACAACACCGAAAACCTCGACAAGCTGAAGACCTCCGCGCCGGACAAGCTGAAAGAGCTGAAGGTGATCTGGAAATCACCGCTCATCCCGGGCGACCCGATCGTCTGGCGTAAAAACCTTTCCGAAGCCACCAAGGACAAGGTGTACGACTTCTTTATGAGCTATGGCAAAACGCCGGAAGAAAAAACCGTGCTGGAACGTCTGGGCTGGGCGCCGTTCCGCGCCTCCAGCGACCTGCAACTGGTACCGATTCGCCAGCTTGCGCTGTTTAAGGAGATGCAGGGCGTGAAGGACAACAAAGGGCTGAATGCTGACGAGAAAACCAGCAAGTCGGCGGCGATTAAAGCGCAGCTTGACGACCTTGACCGTCTGACCGCCGCGCTCAGCGTCATGTCCAGCGTCAATAAAGCGGTGCAGTAACGCGTAGGCCGGAGGGTAGGCCGGATAAGGTGCTTGCACCGCCATCCGGCATTCACTCTCTGCAAATGCCGGATGGCGCTTCGCTTATCCGGCCTACAACGCAAACACACGTTTATACGGAGCTAAACATGCAAACCATCACCGTCGCCCCGCCGAAGCGAAGCTGGTTCTCACTGCTCAGCTGGGCCATTTTGCTCGCCGTACTGGTCGTGTCGTGGAAAGGTGCCGAAATGGCTCCGCTCACGCTGATTCAGGACTCCGGCAATATGGCGACCTTCGCCGCCGACTTCTTCCCGCCGGATTTCAGCCAGTGGCAGGACTACCTGGGCGAAATGGCTATCACCCTGCAAATCGCCGCCTGGGGTACCGCGCTGGCGGTCATTTTGTCCATCCCCTTTGGCCTGATGTGCGCCGATAACCTCGTGCCGTGGTGGATTTACCAGCCGATGCGCAGAGCGATGGACGCCTGCCGTGCCATCAATGAAATGGTCTTCGCCATGCTGTTTGTGGTCGCCGTTGGCCTTGGCCCATTTGCAGGCGTCATGGCGCTTTTTATCCACACCACCGGCGTACTTTCTAAACTGCTCTCTGAAGCGGTTGAAGCCATTGAACCCGGCCCGGTGGAAGGGATCCGCGCCACCGGCGCTAACAAGATTGAAGAAATTATTTACGGCGTACTGCCGCAGGTCATGCCACTGCTTATCTCCTACTCGCTGTACCGCTTTGAGTCCAACGTCCGCTCCGCCACGGTGGTTGGGATGGTGGGCGCAGGCGGCATCGGCGTCACGCTATGGGAGGCAATACGCGGTTTCCAGTTCCAGCAAACCTGCGCCCTGATGGTGCTGATTATCGTCACCGTCAGCCTGCTGGATTTTCTCTCCCAGCGTTTACGTAAGCACTTTATCTGATTAGCGAGGCATTGATGGCTATGCACTTGTCTACACATCCGACCAGTTATCCGACACGTTATCAGGAGATTGCCGCGAGGCTTGAGCAGGAGCTACGTCAACATTATCGCTGCGGCGACTACCTTCCGGCGGAGCATCAGCTTGCCGCACGCTATGAGGTCAACCGCCACACCCTGCGCCGCGCCATCGACCAGTTGGTTGAACGCGGTTGGGTTCAGCGTCGTCAAGGCGTCGGCGTGCTGGTACTGATGCGCCCGTTCGACTACCCGCTGAATGCCCAGGCGCGTTTCAGCCAGAACCTGCTGGATCAGGGCAGCCACCCCACCAGCGAAAAACTGCTGGCGGTACTGCGTCCGGCATCCCGTCACGTGGCCGATGCGCTCAGCGTTATGGAAGGCGATAACGTGATTCACCTGCGCACCCTGCGACGGGCCAATGGTATCGCCCTGTGCCAGATAGACCATTATTTTTCCGACCTCACCCTCTGGCCGCAATTGCAGGGTTTTGACCACGGCTCGCTCCACGATTACCTGCTCGAACATTGTAGCCTGACGCTCAGACGCACCCAGACGCGGATCAGCGCCCGCCGCGCTCAGGCGAAAGAGAGCAACGTTCTCGAAATCCCGAACATGGCGCCGCTGCTCTGCGTGCGCACCCTGAACCACCGTGAAGGCGAGGCGCGCGCGGCGGAATATTCCGTCAGCCTGACCCGCGCCGACATGATCGAATTCACTATGGAGCACTGAATGCATTTCGATATCGCCACCCGCCAGCGCTGGATGCGCGCGCTGGCATACAGCAACGCCAATGCCCTGAGTAGCCGCATGCAGGCGCTGAAACTCGCGCCGGAATATACGCTGATCCGCGCGCCGGAAACCGGACTGATGCAGATTCAGGCACGCATGGGCGGCACCGGCAACCGTTTCTTTGCCGGAGACACCACCCTGACCCGTGCGGTAGTGCGCCTGAGTAGCGGCACGCTCGGCTACAGCTATCTGCTCGGGCGCAATAAACCGCATGCCGAACAATGCGCCGTCATCGACGCGCTGCTCCAGGAACAGGCTCACTTTCAGACCCTGATGGAAACCTTAATTACCCCGCTGGAGGCCGAACGTGAGGCGCAGGTCGCCGCCCGCCGCGCCGAAGTCAACGCCAGCCGGGTCGACTTCTTTACGCTGGTACGCGGAGATAATGAATGACCCTACAGACCGCCTTTACCCTGCCCGTCCAGGACGCGCAACAAAGCTTTCGCCGCCTGCTGAAAGCAATGAGCGAACCGGGCGTGATTGTCGCCCTGCATCAACTGAAACACGGCTGGCAGCCGCTGAATCTCGCCACCACCAGCGTTCTGCTGACGCTGGTCGACGGTGACACCCCGGTGTGGCTGTCGCCTGCGGTGAATAACGACATCGCCCGCCAGAACCTGCGCTTTCATACCAACGCGCCGCTGGTCGAACAGCCGCAGCAGGCCGCCTTTGCCGTTGCCGACGAGCACATCAGCAGCGAGCAGCTTAATGCGCTTTCCGCTGGCTCCGCCGTCGCGCCGGAAACCAGTGCCACGCTGATTGTGCAGGTTGCCAGCCTGAGCGGCGGACGCATGCTGCGTTTGACCGGCGCAGGCATCGCCGAAGAGCGCATGATCGCCCCACAGTTGCCGGACTGCCTGATTCACGAACTCACTGAGCGTCCGCACCCGTTCCCGCTGGGTGTCGATCTGATCCTGACCTGCGGCGAACGCCTGCTGGCGATCCCGC from Citrobacter sp. RHB25-C09 harbors:
- the phnG gene encoding phosphonate C-P lyase system protein PhnG, whose amino-acid sequence is MHFDIATRQRWMRALAYSNANALSSRMQALKLAPEYTLIRAPETGLMQIQARMGGTGNRFFAGDTTLTRAVVRLSSGTLGYSYLLGRNKPHAEQCAVIDALLQEQAHFQTLMETLITPLEAEREAQVAARRAEVNASRVDFFTLVRGDNE
- the phnE gene encoding phosphonate ABC transporter, permease protein PhnE; this translates as MQTITVAPPKRSWFSLLSWAILLAVLVVSWKGAEMAPLTLIQDSGNMATFAADFFPPDFSQWQDYLGEMAITLQIAAWGTALAVILSIPFGLMCADNLVPWWIYQPMRRAMDACRAINEMVFAMLFVVAVGLGPFAGVMALFIHTTGVLSKLLSEAVEAIEPGPVEGIRATGANKIEEIIYGVLPQVMPLLISYSLYRFESNVRSATVVGMVGAGGIGVTLWEAIRGFQFQQTCALMVLIIVTVSLLDFLSQRLRKHFI
- the phnF gene encoding phosphonate metabolism transcriptional regulator PhnF; protein product: MHLSTHPTSYPTRYQEIAARLEQELRQHYRCGDYLPAEHQLAARYEVNRHTLRRAIDQLVERGWVQRRQGVGVLVLMRPFDYPLNAQARFSQNLLDQGSHPTSEKLLAVLRPASRHVADALSVMEGDNVIHLRTLRRANGIALCQIDHYFSDLTLWPQLQGFDHGSLHDYLLEHCSLTLRRTQTRISARRAQAKESNVLEIPNMAPLLCVRTLNHREGEARAAEYSVSLTRADMIEFTMEH
- the phnH gene encoding phosphonate C-P lyase system protein PhnH produces the protein MTLQTAFTLPVQDAQQSFRRLLKAMSEPGVIVALHQLKHGWQPLNLATTSVLLTLVDGDTPVWLSPAVNNDIARQNLRFHTNAPLVEQPQQAAFAVADEHISSEQLNALSAGSAVAPETSATLIVQVASLSGGRMLRLTGAGIAEERMIAPQLPDCLIHELTERPHPFPLGVDLILTCGERLLAIPRTTHVEVC
- the phnD gene encoding phosphonate ABC transporter substrate-binding protein, with protein sequence MNYKAVAALAFISMFSVSTLLSPAFAEEQEKALNFGIISTESQQNLKPQWDPFLKDMEKKLGVKVNAFFAPDYAGIIQGMRFNKVDIAWYGNLSAMEAVDRANGQVFAQTVAADGSPGYWSVLIVNKDSPINNLDDLIAKRKDLTFGNGDPNSTSGYLVPGYYVFAKNNISASDFKRTVNAGHETNALAVANKQVDVATNNTENLDKLKTSAPDKLKELKVIWKSPLIPGDPIVWRKNLSEATKDKVYDFFMSYGKTPEEKTVLERLGWAPFRASSDLQLVPIRQLALFKEMQGVKDNKGLNADEKTSKSAAIKAQLDDLDRLTAALSVMSSVNKAVQ
- the phnC gene encoding phosphonate ABC transporter ATP-binding protein; the protein is MQTIIRVEKLSKTFHQHQALHAVDLSIHSGEMVALLGPSGSGKSTLLRHLSGLITGDKSPGSRVELLGRTVQQEGRLARDIRKSRAHTGYIFQQFNLVNRLTVLENVLIGALGSTPFWRTCFNWFTAEQKQRALRALTRVGMAHFAHQRVSTLSGGQQQRVAIARALMQQAKVILADEPIASLDPESARIVMDTLRDINQTDGITVVVTLHQVDYALRYCERIVALRQGNVFFDGSSQHFDSDRFDHLYRSMNRVEPNAQAA